One stretch of Danio rerio strain Tuebingen ecotype United States chromosome 6, GRCz12tu, whole genome shotgun sequence DNA includes these proteins:
- the jade3 gene encoding protein Jade-3 isoform X1, translating to MKRLRTPSSSDSSDNESPSTSFSSNKYGSKPGTPASAQKKPAEVFRKDLISAMKLPDSHHISSEDYYLLADTWKQEWEKGVQVLASPDTIPQPSVRIITEKPKEVLFSKPRKYIQCWSQDSTETGYVNIKELAEAMCRYDLDDMDLYWLQQLNAELGMMGDGVVDELTMERVMEALERQCHENMNHAIETEEGLGIEYDEDVICDVCRSPDSEEGNDMVFCDKCNICVHQACYGIVKVPDGNWLCRTCVLGITPQCLLCPKTGGAMKATRAGTKWAHVSCALWIPEVSIACPERMEPITKVSHIPPSRWSLICSLCKLKTGACIQCSVKNCTIPFHVTCAFEHSLEMKTILDEGDEVKFKSYCLKHSKPKAGEPGLSPARHKPPTETDKLSLRAQKLQELEEEFYTYVHPEEVAHDLSLPLHLLDFIFQYWKMKRKSNFNKALLPPKEDEENLLLQPQEDSIHTRMRMFMHLRQDLERVRNLCYMVSRREKLKLSQSKAQEQIFNLHVKLVNQELSAGLPVSSSIENLLFHPPPRITLKLKMPKVQLGNGKSSSKSGNGPLCPDNSCNLYDTSEGGIGQGKPQLHLGRQRIEERINGILPASIYIRRDGGTPPLAVKQSGKPLALHAALHGQSSNGKTKNEAEKTRQIKSNGILDKPILQRDTSCLAASEKDPRSEISGKSQPSGFHKTSLEHFSRSLKEATVSLVRTEDLRTFEKNSRKSSGFSKPLSTERPQGGGRASQESDGYCPDAELSDSEPEAKGKCRQGGRTQNQRGDYVKSASRAKHSYGSRTSVQR from the exons ATGAAACGACTCAGGACTCCAAGCAGCAGTGACAGTTCAGACAATGAAA GTCCCTCGACGTCCTTTTCCTCTAACAAGTATGGAAGCAAACCAGGCACCCCCGCCTCTGCTCAGAAGAAACCAGCAGAG gTGTTCAGAAAAGACCTGATCAGTGCGATGAAGCTGCCAGACTCTCACCATATTTCTTCAGAGGATTATTACCTGTTGGCAGACACATGGAAGCAGGAATGGGAGAAAGGAGTGCAAGTGCTGGCCAGTCCAGACACTATCCCTCAGCCCTCTGTGAG aataaTCACAGAGAAGCCAAAGGAAGTGCTCTTCTCCAAACCAAGGAAATATATTCAGTGCTGGAGTCAGGACTCCACAGAGACGGGCTACGTCAACATTAAGGAGCTGGCGGAGGCTATGTGCAGATACGACCTGGACGATATGGATTTGTACTGGCTCCAGCAGCTCAATGCAGAGCTGGGGATGATGG GTGATGGAGTGGTGGATGAACTGACGATGGAGCGGGTGATGGAGGCACTGGAGAGACAGTGTCATGAAAACATGAACCACGCCATCGAGACCGAGGAAGGTTTGGGTATCGAGTATGACGAGGACGTCATCTGTGATGTGTGTCGCTCACCTGACAGCGAGGAGGGCAATGATATGGTGTTTTGTGACAAGTGCAACATTTGCGTGCACCAG GCCTGCTATGGCATTGTGAAGGTGCCAGATGGGAACTGGCTGTGCAGAACGTGTGTGCTTGGCATCACTCCTCAGTGCCTTCTGTGTCCTAAAACGGGAGGCGCAATGAAAGCCACCAGAGCTGGCACTAAATGGGCTCATGTTAGCTGTGCCCTCTGGATACCTGAG GTGAGCATTGCGTGCCCGGAGCGCATGGAGCCCATCACCAAAGTGTCTCACATTCCACCCAGCCGCTGGTCACTCATCTGCAGTCTCTGTAAACTCAAGACTGGAGCCTGCATACAG TGTTCGGTTAAGAACTGCACCATACCTTTCCACGTCACCTGTGCCTTTGAGCACAGCCTGGAGATGAAGACCATCCTGGATGAAGGTGATGAAGTCAAGTTTAAATCCTACTGCCTAAAGCACAGCAAACCCAAAGCAGGAGAACCGGGCTTGAGTCCGGCCCGCCACAAACCTCCAACCGAGACTGACAAACTGAGTCTGAGGGCACAGAAGCTTCAGGAGCTGGAGGAGGAGTTTTACACGTATGTCCATCCTGAAGAAGTGGCCCATGACCTCAGCCTGCCGCTCCACCTGCTGGATTTCATCTTTCAATACTGGAAGATGAAGAGGAAAAGCAACTTCAACAAGGCCCTGCTGCCACCTAAAGAAGATGAGGAGAACCTTCTGCTGCAGCCACAGGAGGACAGCATTCATACACGCATGCGCATGTTTATGCACCTGCGCCAGGACCTGGAGAGG GTGAGAAACTTGTGCTACATGGTGAGTCGAAGAGAGAAACTGAAGCTGTCCCAGAGTAAAGCTCAAGAACAGATTTTCAATCTACACGTTAAGCTTGTCAACCAAGAGTTGTCTGCAG GGCTTCCTGTGTCCTCTTCAATAGAGAACCTACTTTTCCACCCTCCTCCCAGAATAACCTTAAAACTCAAAATGCCCAAAGTACAGCTCGGTAACGGCAAAAGCAGCTCCAAATCCGGTAATGGACCCTTATGCCCGGATAACAGCTGCAACCTTTATGACACTAGTGAAGGAGGGATCGGTCAGGGCAAACCGCAGCTCCATCTCGGAAGACAACGAATAGAGGAGCGAATCAACGGTATCCTACCCGCCTCCATATACATCCGACGAGATGGCGGGACGCCACCGTTAGCGGTAAAACAATCAGGCAAACCATTAGCTCTGCACGCCGCCCTTCACGGTCAGTCATCCAACGGGAAGACCAAAAATGAAGCGGAAAAAACGCGGCAAATTAAATCCAACGGCATTCTAGACAAACCCATTCTCCAAAGAGACACTTCCTGCCTGGCGGCCAGCGAGAAAGACCCCCGCAGTGAGATTTCAGGGAAAAGTCAGCCATCGGGATTCCACAAAACCTCTCTTGAGCACTTCAGTCGATCTCTCAAGGAGGCCACTGTGAGTTTAGTACGGACCGAGGACCTTCGGACCTTTGAAAAGAACTCACGCAAGTCCTCCGGATTCTCAAAACCTCTTTCCACCGAGCGGCCGCAAGGGGGCGGCAGAGCGTCTCAGGAAAGCGATGGTTACTGTCCGGATGCAGAGCTCAGTGATTCTGAACCCGAAGCCAAAGGGAAGTGCAGGCAAGGAGGAAGGACTCAAAACCAGAGAGGAGATTATGTCAAGTCTGCCAGTCGAGCAAAACACTCTTATGGCTCTAGGACATCGGTGCAAAGGTGA